Genomic window ([Eubacterium] hominis):
TAATCGTCTGAATCAGAATATGACGTTAGGTTCCAGTGTAACGGTATGTTATGCAATGTATGATAAACTAACCAGTCCGGATGATTGTGAAGTCAATACCAACATTGATTCTCCTTATAATACATATATCCATGAAGGATTGCCAATTGGTCCAATTGAAAATCCAGGGGAAGATGCAATTGTTGCTACATTACATCCAACCAAAAGTGATTATTTGTACTTTGTGGCAGATATTCATGGAGATGGCAAAGTGTATTATTCTAAAACATTAGAAGAACAGGAAGCAAATATTGATAAATACAATCTTCGTAAATAAGAGGCAGGTATGAAAAAAACAATGGTGATTGGAATTGCAGGAGGCAGTGCCTCTGGGAAAACAAGCATTTCCAGGCAATTAAAAGAAATCTTTGAGGATAGTGCATCGGTATCCATTATTCGTCAGGATGATTACTATAAGGATCAAAGTGATAAAACGATGGAAGAACGAATAAAAACAAATTACGATCATCCTTTTGCTTTTGATAATGCCTTGCTGGCTCAACATATACAAGCGCTTTTACATGGAGAAATGATAGAAAAGCCAACATATGATTTTGTGGAGCATAATCGAAGTGCTCTTACAGAAACGATTTATCCATGTGATGTCATCGTTTTAGAAGGTCTGTTTATCTTAGAAGATGAAGCACTTCGTGAGTTGTGTGATATTAAAGTGTTTGTTGATACAGATGCGGATGTCCGTTTGATCAGGCGATTAAAACGTGATGTTAAAAAACGAGGAAGAACCCTTGATTCTGTGATAGAACAATACAGTACTACGGTTCGTGTGATGCATGAACGCTTTGTGGAACCAAGCAAACGCTATGCAGATATCATTATTCCCGAAGGCGGCCATAACTTGGTCGCAATCGATCTTCTGATCACAAAAATTAGTAGTATAATTAAGAAAAACATGGTATAATACCATGCGATAGGAGTGAAATAACAATTATGGCTGAGGAAAAATTTTTAGTAACGCAAGAAGGTTATGATGAATTAGTCAAAGAACAGGATAATCTGATTCATGTTGTACGTGATGAAGTTATTCGTGAATTACAGGAAGCACGTGCACAGGGTGACTTGAGTGAAAATGCTGACTATGATGCAGCCCGTGATCACCAGGCTCGTGTAGAAGCAAGAATTCGTGAATTGGAATCTATGATTGCCAAAGCTGAAATCATCAGTGAAGACAAATCATCTGTCGCAAACAAAACCGTAACCTTAGGTTCTACTGTGACAATCCTTGATATGGATACAAATGAAGAGGAAACATATACCATTGTAGGTTCTATCGAATCAGATCCATTAAATGGAAAATTGAGTAATATCACACCACTTGCTTCTGCATTGATGGATAATAAAGCCGGTGACATCGTTACCATTGAAAACGTTGAAG
Coding sequences:
- the udk gene encoding uridine kinase; translated protein: MKKTMVIGIAGGSASGKTSISRQLKEIFEDSASVSIIRQDDYYKDQSDKTMEERIKTNYDHPFAFDNALLAQHIQALLHGEMIEKPTYDFVEHNRSALTETIYPCDVIVLEGLFILEDEALRELCDIKVFVDTDADVRLIRRLKRDVKKRGRTLDSVIEQYSTTVRVMHERFVEPSKRYADIIIPEGGHNLVAIDLLITKISSIIKKNMV
- the greA gene encoding transcription elongation factor GreA, with the protein product MAEEKFLVTQEGYDELVKEQDNLIHVVRDEVIRELQEARAQGDLSENADYDAARDHQARVEARIRELESMIAKAEIISEDKSSVANKTVTLGSTVTILDMDTNEEETYTIVGSIESDPLNGKLSNITPLASALMDNKAGDIVTIENVEEPYDVKIIALK